In one window of Chryseobacterium phocaeense DNA:
- a CDS encoding porin family protein: MKKLILGLAFAGSLLVNAQEKTKSSSPVTFGVKGGFNASTLTKSDDTYDYDSDQRLKPGFNAGVFVNIPVAQKFSIQPEVLFNQLGSKTEEKDVYYINSDRYTREIDYKKNLNYIAVPVMVQYNILPQLYVEAGPEFGFLIGGKDKGDITLSQTSGNTTSTQKTSFSEKINKDLYSTFNFGIGIGAGYYFTQNFGVTARFTAGVTDIFKHNNGDAVRNNAFQVGVAYKFK, translated from the coding sequence ATGAAAAAACTAATTTTAGGATTAGCATTTGCAGGAAGCCTTTTGGTTAATGCACAAGAGAAAACAAAATCTTCTTCACCGGTTACTTTCGGGGTTAAGGGAGGGTTCAACGCTTCTACTTTGACAAAAAGCGATGACACTTATGATTATGACAGTGATCAGAGACTGAAGCCAGGTTTTAATGCAGGAGTATTTGTAAACATCCCTGTAGCTCAGAAATTCAGCATTCAGCCGGAGGTTCTTTTTAACCAATTAGGATCAAAAACTGAAGAAAAGGACGTGTATTATATCAACTCTGACCGATACACCAGAGAAATTGATTACAAAAAAAACCTGAATTATATTGCAGTACCTGTAATGGTTCAGTACAATATTCTTCCTCAGCTTTATGTAGAAGCAGGTCCTGAATTCGGATTTCTTATAGGTGGAAAAGATAAAGGAGACATTACCCTTTCTCAGACTTCCGGAAATACAACGAGCACTCAAAAGACCTCTTTTTCAGAAAAGATTAATAAAGATTTATACAGTACTTTCAATTTCGGAATCGGGATTGGAGCAGGATATTACTTTACTCAGAATTTTGGGGTAACCGCAAGATTTACTGCCGGAGTTACGGATATCTTTAAACACAACAATGGAGATGCAGTTAGAAATAACGCGTTCCAGGTAGGTGTAGCTTACAAGTTCAAATAA
- a CDS encoding porin family protein produces the protein MKKLILGLAVTASSLAFAQQTPTSSSNPVTFGVKGGMNVSSLTNDSGLEDQGSKIGFNAGVFANIPVAESFSIQPEVLYSQYGDKYDRTISGNRYSFARHHDYIAVPVMFQYNLIPNLYVEAGPEFGFMVNAKNKLKNETSNNVITESGDYKDDLNKFNFGIGLGAGYYFTQNFGITARYVAGLTDIAKDRPNGSDAVRNNAFQVGLAFKFK, from the coding sequence ATGAAAAAGTTAATTTTAGGATTAGCAGTAACTGCAAGCTCTCTGGCATTTGCCCAGCAGACACCAACATCTTCTTCTAATCCTGTAACATTCGGTGTGAAAGGTGGAATGAACGTATCTTCATTAACTAACGACAGTGGATTGGAAGATCAAGGTTCTAAGATAGGTTTCAATGCAGGTGTATTTGCCAATATACCAGTCGCTGAATCATTCAGCATCCAGCCAGAAGTACTGTACTCTCAATATGGAGATAAATATGATCGTACGATCAGTGGAAACAGATATTCTTTTGCTAGACACCATGATTATATTGCTGTACCAGTAATGTTTCAGTACAATCTGATCCCTAATCTTTATGTAGAAGCTGGTCCTGAATTTGGTTTTATGGTTAACGCTAAAAACAAATTGAAGAATGAAACTAGTAATAATGTAATTACAGAATCCGGCGATTATAAAGACGATCTAAATAAATTCAACTTTGGTATTGGTCTTGGCGCAGGATACTATTTCACTCAAAACTTTGGAATTACAGCAAGATATGTAGCTGGTTTAACAGACATTGCTAAGGACAGACCTAATGGGTCTGATGCTGTCAGAAATAATGCATTTCAAGTAGGGCTTGCTTTTAAATTTAAATAA
- the aroB gene encoding 3-dehydroquinate synthase, which yields MITRLNDDFSQLNSFLHEKSFSKIFILVDENTHEYCLPILLGNMETDLGFEILEIEAGEEMKNIQTANQLWEILTEMQADRKALVINLGGGVITDMGGFIASTYKRGIQFVNIPTTLLSMCDASIGGKTGIDLMHYKNMVGTFAFPEQIFIYPEFLATLPFKELRSGFAEMLKHGLIASKAHWEGLIQIHKLDVEAVVPHIQTSMDIKQDVVEKDFHERNIRKTLNFGHTIGHSVESLCLSQGNPILHGEAVAMGMICEAHLALLEDLISEEEATAIIENIQRYYPYLDISDFTDESITALLMNDKKNTDSKINFSLLTGIGSCTYDHQCSQENILKSLNFYRNLNNAE from the coding sequence ATGATAACACGATTAAACGATGATTTTTCTCAATTAAACAGCTTCTTACACGAAAAATCTTTCAGCAAAATATTTATTTTAGTTGATGAAAACACTCATGAATACTGTCTTCCCATTCTTTTAGGTAATATGGAAACGGATCTGGGTTTTGAGATTTTAGAAATTGAAGCCGGTGAGGAGATGAAAAACATCCAGACGGCCAACCAGCTATGGGAGATTTTAACCGAAATGCAGGCAGACCGGAAAGCACTGGTCATCAATCTTGGCGGCGGCGTGATCACGGATATGGGCGGTTTTATCGCTTCCACTTATAAAAGAGGAATCCAGTTCGTCAATATCCCCACTACTCTTTTATCCATGTGCGACGCTTCTATCGGAGGGAAAACCGGGATAGATCTTATGCATTATAAAAACATGGTAGGAACTTTTGCATTCCCTGAACAGATCTTTATTTATCCTGAATTTTTAGCAACCCTTCCTTTCAAAGAACTGAGAAGCGGTTTTGCTGAAATGCTGAAACACGGTCTTATTGCGAGCAAAGCGCATTGGGAAGGCCTTATTCAGATTCATAAACTGGACGTAGAAGCAGTAGTTCCGCATATCCAGACTTCCATGGACATTAAGCAGGATGTAGTGGAAAAAGATTTTCACGAAAGAAATATAAGAAAAACCCTGAATTTTGGCCATACCATCGGGCATTCCGTAGAAAGTTTGTGCCTGAGCCAGGGAAATCCCATTCTTCATGGGGAAGCCGTAGCCATGGGAATGATCTGCGAAGCTCATCTTGCCCTTCTTGAAGATCTTATTAGTGAAGAAGAAGCAACTGCTATTATTGAAAATATCCAAAGATATTATCCATACCTTGATATCAGTGACTTTACAGATGAAAGCATTACTGCACTTTTAATGAATGACAAGAAAAATACAGACAGTAAAATCAACTTCTCACTCCTTACCGGAATAGGATCATGTACCTATGACCATCAGTGCAGCCAGGAAAACATTTTGAAATCTCTGAATTTTTACAGAAATCTCAATAATGCTGAATAA
- a CDS encoding pseudouridine synthase — MTNSSEGRERKTFGKSAPKRGGKSFDTRDKYERGSLKYGRRPSAGDDRRDDKAKSFVQKRRLNKIDKDVHKDTIRLNKYIANSGICSRREADELITQGLVEVNGVVVTEMGYQVQKTDKVVFDGQGITPEKPVYVLLNKPKGYISTTKDDKARKTVMDLVANASPYRLFPVGRLDRSTTGVILLTNDGHMTKKLTHPSFDAKKIYHVTLDKKLTHEDMKLIAEGIRLDEGVAVVDQISFIEGKPKNEIGIEIHIGWNRVIRRIFQRLGYEVEALDRVMFSGLTKKNIKRGHWRILTELEVNNLKML; from the coding sequence ATCACGAATTCCAGTGAAGGACGTGAGCGTAAAACTTTTGGAAAATCTGCACCAAAGAGAGGCGGAAAGAGTTTTGATACCAGAGACAAATACGAAAGAGGCAGCCTGAAATACGGAAGAAGACCATCTGCAGGAGATGATAGAAGAGATGACAAAGCAAAATCTTTTGTACAGAAAAGAAGGTTGAACAAGATTGATAAAGATGTTCATAAAGATACCATCCGTCTTAATAAATACATTGCCAATTCGGGAATCTGCAGCAGAAGAGAAGCTGACGAGCTGATCACCCAGGGGCTGGTAGAAGTGAACGGAGTAGTAGTGACCGAAATGGGATATCAGGTTCAAAAAACCGATAAAGTAGTTTTTGACGGCCAGGGAATCACTCCTGAAAAACCGGTATATGTACTTTTAAATAAACCAAAAGGATATATTTCTACTACTAAAGATGACAAAGCCAGAAAAACCGTAATGGATCTGGTAGCCAATGCATCGCCGTACCGTCTTTTCCCTGTTGGAAGACTTGACCGTTCCACCACCGGGGTTATTCTCCTTACGAACGACGGGCATATGACGAAAAAACTGACGCACCCATCTTTTGACGCCAAAAAGATCTATCATGTGACGCTGGATAAAAAGCTTACCCATGAAGATATGAAACTGATTGCGGAAGGAATCCGTCTGGATGAGGGAGTAGCCGTAGTAGATCAGATTTCTTTCATTGAGGGAAAACCGAAAAACGAAATCGGAATTGAAATTCATATCGGATGGAACCGTGTGATCAGAAGAATTTTCCAAAGACTTGGATATGAAGTGGAAGCTTTAGACCGTGTGATGTTCTCCGGGCTTACCAAGAAAAATATCAAACGAGGACACTGGAGAATCCTTACAGAACTGGAAGTTAATAATCTTAAAATGCTTTAA
- a CDS encoding amidase yields the protein MKKSIFLAAFFAAVLGKAQNTSDAQFKYLEYDIEKIQSLYKSNKASVKEVVEAYLKRINDIDKNGVKLNSIITINPDAIKIADSLDHLSPKMKNLPLFGIPVLLKDNIDTHDKMPNTAGSLALKNSFPLHDSYLVKKLRDAGAVIIGKTNLSEWANFRGMKSTSGWSGLGGLTKNPYILNRNTCGSSAGSGAAISANLGILAIGTETNGSIVCPSSINGIVGLKPTVGLISRQGIIPISSSQDTAGPMAKTVKDIAISLGTMAGEDSHDEKTIGNTPFLHKDYTKFLNPGGLKGKRLGYVKGVTKGVSKKVDELFLKTLKVLESQGAVMVEIPNEILSSEVHEKSLELMIDEFKDGLNTYFSSLGTSSPIKNIDELITFNKNNKEELQYFGQEFLELAAKSKGTKEPDYAKAVKIAREGSREKGIDFVMKKYSLDAIISPTTTQAWKTDLKNGDQYSFGSADAAAIAGYPSITLTMGYIDGLPVGILFSAEKWSEGKLINMAYSFEQANPQRKIPQFLKE from the coding sequence ATGAAAAAAAGTATTTTTCTGGCAGCATTTTTCGCTGCTGTTTTGGGAAAGGCACAGAATACCTCAGATGCTCAGTTCAAGTATCTGGAATATGATATTGAAAAGATCCAAAGTCTTTACAAAAGCAATAAAGCGAGTGTAAAAGAAGTGGTGGAAGCCTACCTCAAACGGATCAATGATATTGACAAAAACGGGGTAAAGCTTAATTCAATCATTACTATCAATCCGGATGCTATTAAAATTGCAGATTCTCTGGACCATCTCAGTCCAAAAATGAAGAATCTACCTCTTTTTGGAATTCCTGTTCTATTGAAAGATAATATAGATACCCATGATAAAATGCCCAATACAGCCGGTTCCTTAGCCTTGAAAAATTCTTTCCCGCTACATGACAGTTATCTGGTGAAAAAATTAAGAGATGCCGGTGCCGTCATTATCGGTAAAACCAACCTCAGTGAATGGGCCAATTTCCGTGGAATGAAATCTACAAGCGGCTGGAGCGGACTGGGCGGACTCACCAAAAATCCTTACATTTTAAACAGAAATACCTGCGGTTCCAGTGCCGGTTCAGGAGCAGCAATTTCAGCTAATCTGGGAATTTTAGCCATTGGAACAGAAACCAACGGTTCCATCGTCTGCCCGTCGAGTATTAACGGAATTGTAGGACTAAAACCAACGGTGGGACTGATTTCCAGGCAGGGAATTATTCCTATTTCAAGTTCGCAGGATACGGCAGGTCCCATGGCCAAAACTGTAAAAGACATTGCGATCAGCCTCGGGACAATGGCAGGTGAAGACAGCCATGATGAAAAAACCATAGGAAATACTCCGTTTCTGCATAAGGATTACACAAAATTTCTGAATCCGGGAGGATTAAAAGGTAAAAGACTCGGCTATGTAAAAGGAGTGACAAAAGGAGTCAGTAAAAAGGTGGACGAACTGTTTTTAAAGACTTTAAAAGTCCTGGAAAGCCAGGGAGCGGTGATGGTGGAAATACCAAATGAGATACTTTCCTCAGAAGTACATGAAAAATCACTAGAACTGATGATTGATGAATTTAAAGATGGTTTAAACACTTATTTTTCATCATTAGGTACGAGCTCTCCCATAAAAAATATAGATGAACTCATTACTTTCAATAAAAATAACAAAGAAGAACTGCAGTATTTTGGCCAGGAATTTCTTGAATTAGCCGCTAAGAGCAAAGGCACAAAGGAACCGGATTATGCAAAAGCCGTAAAAATTGCCCGGGAAGGAAGCCGTGAGAAAGGAATAGATTTCGTGATGAAAAAATACAGTCTTGATGCTATTATTTCCCCTACCACAACACAAGCCTGGAAAACAGATCTCAAAAACGGGGATCAGTATTCCTTCGGAAGCGCAGATGCTGCAGCCATTGCCGGATACCCAAGCATTACCCTGACGATGGGTTATATAGACGGGCTTCCCGTCGGGATTTTATTTTCTGCAGAAAAATGGAGTGAAGGAAAACTGATCAACATGGCATACAGCTTTGAACAGGCAAATCCACAGAGAAAGATCCCTCAGTTTTTAAAGGAATAA
- the pncA gene encoding bifunctional nicotinamidase/pyrazinamidase — MKKALIIVDVQNDFCEGGALAVPEANEVIPYINLLMEENEYDQIVLTQDWHPANHKSFASNNDRKVGESIILNGIPQFMWPDHCVQGTFGAEFHKDLNRDKVTHIIQKGKNTEIDSYSGFQDNNHFMKTGLDDFLKYHEIQLVEIVGLAMDYCVKFTCLDAVANGYITCLHFNGTKAVNVKPDNGRDAIYEMIQKGVTVLG, encoded by the coding sequence ATGAAAAAAGCGTTAATCATCGTAGATGTACAGAATGATTTCTGTGAAGGCGGCGCCCTGGCAGTTCCTGAAGCCAATGAAGTAATTCCCTATATCAATCTTTTAATGGAGGAAAATGAGTACGACCAGATTGTACTTACCCAGGACTGGCACCCTGCCAATCATAAAAGCTTTGCCAGCAACAATGACAGAAAAGTTGGCGAAAGCATTATCCTGAATGGAATCCCACAGTTTATGTGGCCGGATCACTGTGTGCAGGGAACATTCGGGGCAGAATTCCATAAGGATCTGAACAGGGATAAAGTAACCCATATCATTCAAAAAGGAAAAAATACGGAAATTGACAGCTACAGCGGATTCCAGGACAATAACCATTTTATGAAAACCGGACTGGATGATTTCCTGAAATATCATGAGATCCAGCTCGTGGAAATTGTAGGCCTTGCCATGGACTATTGCGTGAAATTCACCTGCCTGGATGCCGTTGCCAACGGCTACATCACATGTCTTCACTTCAACGGAACAAAAGCGGTTAACGTAAAACCAGATAACGGCCGGGATGCTATTTATGAAATGATTCAGAAAGGAGTTACGGTTCTTGGATAG
- a CDS encoding DEAD/DEAH box helicase — MSFESLGLSHNIIRSVNKLGYLKPFPIQEQAVPVILEGKDLMGIAKTGSGKTACFVMPVLEKLQNADVKKDRNVQVLILVPTRELAIQIDEVFRAFTDNLKREIRTMAVYGGVSINPQMKGMFGVEVLIATPGRLLDLIEHNAVSISGIRQLIIDEADKMFQLGFEEEMNKLFGLMPVMKQTILFSATLNDKVAEMKERLSINPVMIEIKKEEVEIDHIEQLAYHVAPENKGPFLRYLIKEKKVEKALIFVSSTKSADNLVEKLKKNKIRAVAIHSQKSQGARRNNLEEFKVNGAQILVATDLIGRGIHIDSLPCVINYELPRSPLDYIHRIGRTGRANEKGTAISILTDAELQHFRVIQKKMGKKVTLQRIEGIDLHGY, encoded by the coding sequence ATGTCATTTGAATCGTTAGGATTATCACACAATATCATTCGTTCTGTCAACAAATTGGGATATCTGAAGCCGTTTCCCATCCAGGAGCAGGCAGTCCCTGTTATTCTGGAGGGCAAGGACCTCATGGGGATTGCAAAGACAGGTTCCGGAAAAACAGCCTGTTTTGTAATGCCTGTTTTAGAAAAGCTTCAAAATGCGGATGTAAAAAAAGACAGGAATGTTCAGGTTTTAATTTTGGTTCCTACGCGTGAATTAGCCATTCAGATTGATGAAGTGTTCAGGGCTTTTACGGATAATCTGAAACGTGAGATCCGTACCATGGCGGTATATGGTGGTGTTTCTATCAATCCCCAGATGAAAGGAATGTTTGGGGTGGAAGTTCTTATTGCCACACCGGGCCGTTTACTGGACCTGATTGAGCATAACGCAGTTAGTATTTCAGGAATCCGGCAGTTAATCATTGATGAGGCGGACAAAATGTTCCAGCTCGGTTTTGAGGAGGAGATGAATAAACTTTTCGGGTTAATGCCGGTGATGAAGCAGACCATACTGTTTTCTGCGACTTTAAATGACAAGGTTGCTGAAATGAAGGAAAGGCTATCCATTAATCCTGTAATGATCGAAATCAAAAAAGAAGAAGTTGAGATTGATCATATTGAACAGCTGGCATACCATGTAGCGCCTGAAAATAAAGGTCCTTTTTTGCGTTATTTAATTAAAGAAAAGAAGGTTGAAAAAGCGTTGATTTTTGTTTCGTCTACCAAATCGGCAGATAATTTAGTTGAAAAACTGAAAAAGAATAAAATAAGGGCGGTTGCGATCCACAGCCAGAAGTCGCAGGGTGCCCGTAGGAATAACCTGGAGGAATTTAAAGTAAATGGCGCTCAGATCCTGGTTGCTACAGATTTGATTGGTCGTGGAATCCACATCGATTCTTTACCGTGCGTGATCAATTATGAATTACCGCGTTCACCTCTGGATTATATTCACAGGATCGGAAGAACAGGCCGGGCCAATGAAAAGGGTACTGCCATCAGTATTCTTACGGATGCTGAGCTTCAGCATTTCAGGGTTATTCAAAAGAAAATGGGGAAGAAGGTGACCTTGCAGAGAATCGAAGGCATTGACCTTCATGGATATTAA
- a CDS encoding YfiT family bacillithiol transferase: MDNLEQKRFPIGRFEEPEKICDITLDKHIKVIKNFPGKLRDLIESFTDDQLDTPYREGGWTVRQLVNHIADSHINSFIRFKLALTEDNPVIKPYDEAKWAELQDSLNMPVKPAMRMIKGTHQRWTVLLNTLTNKQFERTFRHPEQNKDYNLRHYLAFYVWHCDHHYAHIENLKKEKGW, from the coding sequence ATGGATAATTTAGAGCAAAAGAGATTTCCGATCGGCCGGTTCGAGGAACCCGAAAAAATCTGTGATATCACGCTGGATAAGCATATCAAGGTCATCAAAAATTTTCCCGGAAAACTGAGAGATCTTATTGAAAGCTTTACAGATGACCAGCTGGATACTCCATATCGGGAGGGCGGATGGACGGTAAGGCAGCTTGTAAATCATATTGCCGACAGCCATATCAATAGTTTTATCCGTTTTAAACTGGCACTTACAGAAGATAATCCGGTGATCAAGCCCTATGATGAAGCCAAATGGGCGGAACTTCAAGACAGTCTTAATATGCCGGTAAAACCCGCCATGCGAATGATCAAAGGAACACACCAGAGATGGACGGTCCTTCTAAATACCCTTACCAATAAACAGTTTGAAAGAACTTTCCGCCATCCTGAACAGAACAAAGATTATAATCTCAGACATTATCTTGCCTTTTACGTATGGCACTGTGACCATCATTATGCTCACATTGAAAATCTGAAGAAAGAAAAAGGGTGGTAA
- a CDS encoding DUF1569 domain-containing protein, whose product MVRKSLHNPADFEEIIQRISQLTRGSSGRWGKMNASQMLTHCDLVLQVALGKVELPEINILFKTIGKVTKREMQIFNNGIPRNMPTFQKLIANFECDFDESKTNLLDTLMEFRTVSENKDLPRSHRLFGNMTEKDWGFLEYKHLDHHLKQFNV is encoded by the coding sequence GTGGTAAGAAAAAGTCTGCACAATCCGGCTGATTTTGAAGAGATCATTCAAAGGATTTCACAGCTCACCAGAGGTTCTTCCGGAAGATGGGGTAAAATGAATGCTTCACAGATGCTAACCCACTGTGACCTTGTTCTTCAGGTAGCTTTGGGTAAAGTTGAACTTCCCGAAATTAATATCCTTTTTAAAACAATAGGAAAGGTTACCAAAAGAGAGATGCAGATTTTTAACAACGGAATTCCCCGAAATATGCCGACTTTTCAAAAACTAATTGCTAATTTTGAATGTGATTTTGATGAATCAAAAACCAATCTGCTGGATACCCTGATGGAATTCCGGACCGTATCTGAAAATAAAGATCTTCCGCGAAGCCACAGGCTATTTGGTAATATGACTGAAAAAGACTGGGGATTTTTAGAATATAAACATCTTGATCATCATTTAAAACAATTTAATGTATGA
- the ytxJ gene encoding bacillithiol system redox-active protein YtxJ, producing the protein MSFFDKIFGGKNNNPERKSFWKNIESEEDLNKAIESSYQHRIAIFKHSTRCFISKTVLNNFEKEIDNLDEKMDLYYLDLLEHRPISNKISEDLGIRHESPQLIIIEDGRVINSASHEDISISHIK; encoded by the coding sequence ATGAGTTTTTTTGATAAAATTTTTGGCGGAAAAAACAATAACCCTGAACGTAAATCTTTCTGGAAAAACATAGAATCCGAGGAAGATCTTAATAAAGCGATAGAAAGTTCTTATCAACACAGAATAGCTATTTTCAAACATTCAACGCGATGCTTCATCAGCAAGACAGTATTGAATAATTTTGAAAAAGAGATAGATAATTTAGATGAGAAAATGGATTTATATTACTTAGATTTGCTGGAACATAGACCTATTTCAAATAAAATATCTGAAGATCTTGGAATCCGGCATGAGAGCCCGCAACTGATCATTATCGAAGATGGAAGGGTCATTAACAGCGCTTCGCATGAAGATATATCCATAAGCCACATCAAATAA
- a CDS encoding Crp/Fnr family transcriptional regulator, with amino-acid sequence MKNINVYLAKVLNVPIEKVNMCSLHYEVKKIPKNQFLLQYGEICRHIFFVEKGLLKMYSIDKNGKEHIIQFAPESWLISDRSSLYFNEKSIYYIEAVEDTEVLFLHPDFFNKLVEQFPNSIERSDFLLQKHIRSLQNRINSLLGETAEERYMKFIKMYPDLLLRVPQWMIASYLGITPESLSRVRKELARKNFVPDR; translated from the coding sequence ATGAAGAATATAAATGTTTATTTAGCTAAAGTATTAAATGTTCCCATAGAAAAAGTGAACATGTGCAGCCTGCACTATGAAGTAAAGAAAATTCCTAAAAACCAGTTTCTTTTACAGTATGGTGAAATCTGCAGGCATATATTCTTTGTGGAAAAAGGATTGCTGAAGATGTATTCTATTGACAAGAACGGAAAAGAACACATTATACAGTTTGCCCCTGAAAGCTGGCTGATCTCTGACCGAAGCAGTCTTTATTTTAACGAAAAATCCATTTACTATATAGAAGCGGTGGAAGATACGGAAGTCCTGTTTCTTCACCCTGATTTCTTTAACAAGCTGGTAGAGCAGTTTCCCAACAGTATTGAAAGAAGTGACTTCCTGCTACAAAAGCACATCAGAAGCCTGCAGAACAGGATTAATTCTCTTTTGGGCGAAACAGCAGAAGAACGGTATATGAAGTTCATTAAAATGTACCCGGATCTGCTTCTCCGTGTTCCACAGTGGATGATTGCTTCTTATCTGGGCATTACCCCTGAAAGTTTAAGCAGGGTAAGAAAAGAACTCGCAAGGAAAAATTTCGTTCCGGACAGATAA
- a CDS encoding aminotransferase-like domain-containing protein codes for MSKEFIYTEIAEGIASQIRNGVLKAGDKLPSVRMMCQEHQVSMNTAKRVFLELESLSLIESKPQSGYFVSRLMSVKLPLPEVSRPSLIANNDEPDELISRVYENMGKKGLTFFSIGIPSGDLLPQAKLKKEIINATRELRDGGTEYEELQGNLKLRRMIAVRSLQWGGNLSENDLVTTNGGMNALSFCLMALGKPGDTIAIESPCYPGILQLANGLGLNVLELPTHPTTGIEIDALRKVIPQINLCLLIPNFNSPLGSCMPDENKKEIVKLLAEHNIPLIEDDVYGDLYFGSSRPKCCKSFDKEGNVLYCSSISKTLAPGYRVGWIAPGKYKDKIMKLKLLHSTSSISIVNEAVANFLKSGKYEKHLQQMRKALQSNYQNYVQVIADYFPEGTKTSRPLGGLSLWVEFDKKIRTTELYDLAIKQNISIAPGRMFTLQDQFENCMRLCIGLPWTDETQLCLQQLGNLAKKI; via the coding sequence ATGAGCAAAGAATTCATTTATACAGAAATCGCGGAAGGGATTGCTTCACAGATAAGAAATGGCGTACTGAAGGCTGGCGATAAGCTTCCTTCCGTAAGAATGATGTGTCAGGAACATCAGGTGAGCATGAATACGGCCAAGCGGGTTTTCCTTGAGCTGGAATCATTATCCCTGATAGAATCCAAACCCCAGTCAGGCTATTTTGTCAGCAGACTGATGTCTGTAAAACTCCCTCTTCCTGAGGTAAGCCGCCCTTCCCTGATTGCGAATAATGATGAGCCGGACGAGCTGATCAGCCGTGTTTATGAAAATATGGGTAAAAAAGGACTTACTTTTTTCTCTATCGGAATTCCTTCAGGAGATCTTCTGCCACAGGCTAAATTAAAGAAGGAAATCATTAATGCCACCCGGGAATTAAGGGATGGCGGAACGGAATACGAAGAACTTCAGGGCAATCTGAAATTACGCAGAATGATTGCTGTACGATCCCTGCAATGGGGCGGAAATCTCAGTGAAAATGATCTGGTAACCACCAATGGCGGAATGAATGCACTCTCCTTTTGCCTTATGGCGTTAGGAAAACCCGGCGATACCATAGCCATTGAAAGCCCTTGTTATCCTGGAATCTTACAGCTGGCCAACGGTCTTGGCCTGAATGTTCTTGAACTTCCTACCCATCCCACAACAGGAATCGAAATTGATGCATTGAGAAAAGTAATTCCACAGATCAATCTATGCCTGCTCATTCCAAATTTTAATTCGCCTTTGGGAAGCTGTATGCCGGATGAAAATAAAAAAGAGATCGTAAAACTTCTTGCTGAACACAATATTCCCCTGATTGAGGATGATGTGTACGGTGACCTTTATTTTGGTTCCAGCCGCCCGAAGTGCTGTAAGTCTTTTGACAAGGAAGGAAATGTCCTGTACTGCAGCTCTATTTCAAAAACACTGGCACCCGGATACCGTGTAGGCTGGATTGCTCCCGGCAAGTACAAAGATAAGATCATGAAGCTTAAACTTTTGCATTCCACATCGTCTATCTCCATTGTCAATGAAGCAGTTGCCAATTTCCTGAAGTCAGGTAAATATGAGAAACACCTTCAGCAGATGCGGAAAGCGCTTCAGAGCAACTATCAGAATTACGTACAGGTTATTGCAGACTATTTTCCTGAAGGAACCAAAACCAGCCGGCCGCTGGGAGGTCTTTCCCTTTGGGTAGAATTTGATAAAAAGATCCGCACCACAGAATTATATGATCTCGCGATAAAGCAAAACATCAGTATTGCTCCCGGCAGGATGTTTACCCTGCAGGACCAGTTTGAAAACTGCATGAGGCTCTGCATCGGTCTTCCATGGACGGATGAAACGCAATTATGCCTTCAGCAGCTCGGAAATCTTGCAAAAAAGATATGA